The Solanum pennellii chromosome 4, SPENNV200 genomic interval TATATTTTGACAGCTCCTCAATGAAAATCATGATACCATTactaagaaaaataacataGTACAAAGTCCTAAGGACATAACTATATCGGCTAGAATTAAGGTGTAAACAATCATTATTTGTGCATATATTTCTAGTCAAATATGAGTACGTGATTGAAACTAAACTTACCCAAGtatttacattaatttatatttgatttatcaagataaatgttaaattaagatgaaaattattCGATTAATAATATGATTAAGTGAAAAGTGTATGCAAATGACACATTTCAAagtatttattgatttaatcAAAACATTGACtatgttattaatttataaagtgtaataaaCTTTTAGATTGGAGTATATACATCGACTATGTCACTATCTTTTTACATTATCAGTATAACTTAATTTGTTATAACAAAACTTTGTAGTTATTTTAGCTTAACTACCAATTTGTGCTATTAAGCAGAGAGTTACTTGATAAGTAATTAAGTGTTAAATTTGATACGacaataaatatattgaaaattgcaaaaactaactaaaataaaaaattattgcgCTAAAATAATAATGGAAACCCAACTGAATATTTGCTCCCCGGCATACATACACCACTTGGGCTTGTTAATCATTCTACTACAACTTAATTGATTgacaaataattataacatgCATGAGTGATTATAAGAAAATTAGCAAAcccataattattttaaagttcaattattttattcaaatatggACCCAGTTATCCATCTAACTTGCAAAAATTAACAAGTTAAGAGAAGCAAAAGCAATTAATTTTCCTCTTTATTATTGATAATCTTATCTAATTAGGCatcttgtttttgtttttgttttttttggtttgtaGGCATCgtcttttgtttgttttttttttttttaaaaaaatccggTTCTTACTTGGCCCAATTAATTTGGATTTGTGTCGGGGTAAAGACAGATCTAGTGTAAAAgtaataattctaaaaaatctactaaatatataataaatattaattggGAACCCTTTAGTCCCACCATAAAACTTGTTTATACTTGATCATTGTTTTTTAAAGGGTTCGAGTAAAAGATTCGCTTTCTCTTtgacacttataataatatattattttttaaattaaaaattctcaaaacttataaacttaaaattcatttcaaattttagatCTCATTTGGCTCGAAATGTAaaaaacttttttcaaaaacaatttcaTATGCAAATCAATTTTCGATGCTGaccatcttctttttttttttttgttttagaataacaagaagaaaatgagataaaaaggacaaaaaaaataacagtACTATATTTCCTTACCCCGGGAAGAGGCCAGCAAAAATGTGTTGTTCTAAATCTTTTATATATTCTTTTACGTCTTAACTTATACGATTCAATTGAAATTTTGatattcaaacttttatattagtaaactataataattaattgttatcataaaatatttaaaaagtatgaaaagaaatttcaattaaaaattttaattgacttctcaaaatttcaaattgtatcacataaattaagataaaaaaaataacaaatttattttttaatttggtaCGTTTGtaaaagaatattatttctatattttataccTTCTCATTTTAACATCCTACCTAACAtagttaaaatcataaaaaagatattatatacGCTCCAAATGTCTTTCCTAAGACACCTAAATAGAaccatataaaagtaatagtcATATTACTGGCATCCAAGAAATACATCctaattcattaaatatttggttTGCTAGTTGATAGAGTAATAGTCATATTACTGGCATCCAAGAAATACATCCTAATTCATTAAATGCATTCCACATCCACTTGGCTACTAAATAATACTATTACTTactattctttttcttctccttttctgTTGTCATCAATCCATCACCAAAATTGACTTTTCCCCCAACAGCCTCTTCTCTTTATTTGGACATCTTCAAACTATTGTCTTACGTATCAGCAACGATTACGACGGAGtgataaatattcttttatttctaaACAAAGATTTTTTACTTGAGTTTCTCTAAATACAAAGTCGTCTTCGTTAGGGATTacaattttatctttaatatgaGACTTTCATAtgcaaatcaaaatttaatcaggctttaatataatatcaaacACCGAaggaataaaaaaaactattgtcCTACATGActacataacataacataaacCGCCGgacaacataattaattaaaacccTAAAACTCCTATGtaccaattttttaaaacaaaaaacaacTAACCAATTATATACAActtataacaaataaattaaattattttaccttttttctctttgtattatattatatcaacTTAATACACCATTGACTTGCTCCCTCTTTAAATATTCTTGTTAAAACCTCTttatattttctcaaatttgtCATTTATAAAATGCCTTTTTCCTCCTTTTCAACATCAACAAAATTTGCATCTATCTATTCTTTTGACTCTCTAATGGATCCACCGGAAAACACCGCCGGAAAATCACCAAGACGAGAGCTCCAAGGACCACGTCCGGCCCCACTTAAAGTACGTAAAGATTCTCATAAAATCAGAAAACCACCAGTACCACCATCACAACACCACCATCAACAACCACTAGCTCCACCGCGACCACCGGTTATAATATATACCGTGTCTCCTAAGGTAATCCATGCAAACCCTAGCGAGTTCATGACGTTAGTACAAAGACTAACCGGGCCAAATCATCACTCCGCCGCGTGTTCTACCTCGGAAACTGCCAcgtcatcattttatcaagaaaatatGAATACCGGTGCAATATCTCCCGCAGCTAGGTTTGCGTCGATAGAGAAAACAAGGGTACAAGAAGGgaaaaagttacaaaaaaattgtgaaaatatcgaaaattataataatatggtACATGAAGGTATAGAAATAGGTACAGATATTGAACGTAGTGGATTTTTTCCTGGAATATTATCACCAAATCCATCTTCACTTCAACCTATACCACCAAATTTTTTTTCACCACCATCAAATGATCCAAATCCATTAGGGTTTTTTTACGACTTAAGTCCCGTGTtacataacaacaacaacaacaacgtcAACAACaagaattattttgaattaCCAAATTTCTTGCCTAGCCcttcaaataataatttcatttctCCGCGATTATTTTTATCTCCCGGTACTCCATCTTTTGATCTTTTCAATAACTTATTCGatgtttgatatatatatatatacacttaattagtcaCTCCATTTGAGCTTCGAAATTCTTCAATGGCGAGATCGAAAGGGCAGAAATGGAATTTCAGATATCAGTTAGGACACAAGGAGAAAAGTCAAAATACCAGCTAGGGTGTTTCTCACAAGTGGAggttctttatttttcttttttactattTTGACCTTTTGTATTTGAAATTATTGACTATTTTATTATAAGCATTTTTGggtgaaatataattaaataggTTTTCATTTTTGTATCTGTGTTTTGacatcatcatttttttttttagttttgccACACATTTTGGATTGTAATTTCCAgcatatataacattttttactaattatttcttacaaattctgtattttgggagggccttttttttaaattttggatatttatgttgtgttaagaaaaaatgttcttttttctctctttttaagTGACAGCTCAAAGAAATAAATGAGGTTTGATACTTGTGGACTTGTAAGAGTTGGGTGCATCTACTTGACATTTTAATG includes:
- the LOC107017141 gene encoding protein MKS1-like, yielding MPFSSFSTSTKFASIYSFDSLMDPPENTAGKSPRRELQGPRPAPLKVRKDSHKIRKPPVPPSQHHHQQPLAPPRPPVIIYTVSPKVIHANPSEFMTLVQRLTGPNHHSAACSTSETATSSFYQENMNTGAISPAARFASIEKTRVQEGKKLQKNCENIENYNNMVHEGIEIGTDIERSGFFPGILSPNPSSLQPIPPNFFSPPSNDPNPLGFFYDLSPVLHNNNNNNVNNKNYFELPNFLPSPSNNNFISPRLFLSPGTPSFDLFNNLFDV